One Solanum pennellii chromosome 10, SPENNV200 genomic region harbors:
- the LOC107032208 gene encoding transcription factor UNE10-like, whose protein sequence is MDYEVAELKWEKGEVVMHGLGPPRVPCYYNPLSTPSPTKYTWDDKPHAAAGGTLESVVNQATNYNIDIRDEGDFVSWFDDCLPETDIDIVAVVPTSCTNYNQQVPPSTRVASCSGDAEMARVGTGSSFEEISEDFENEEANLIGSMVYEGQNNNMVDQTVSPGETSLGEERVLTTTSTFKHNKSKTPNNHDSRGQESRDNEDEDEKKRSNISSFSTKRCRVAATHNQSERKRRDKINQRMKTLQKLVPTSSKTDTTSMLDEVIEYLKQLQAQVKAMSMMIHVNMQPPPMMLPNMAFQQQQQQFQMSMMGMARPIDVNALSSPNITTIPSILHTTAPSNFNDPPIASPGADPSASLVAARQLSQSTTMDAYSRMAALYQQYLQSNANFGFKN, encoded by the exons ATGGATTATGAAGTAGCAGAGCTAAAATGGGAAAAGGGAGAGGTAGTGATGCATGGGTTAGGTCCTCCACGCGTGCCTTGTTATTATAATCCTTTATCGACTCCTTCTCCAACAAAATACACGTGGGACGATAAGCCACATGCTGCTGCAGGTGGCACACTTGAATCCGTCGTGAACCAAGCTACTAATTATAATATCGACATCCGTGACGAGGGTGATTTCGTGAGTTGGTTTGATGATTGTCTTCCTGAAACGGACATAGATATTGTGGCCGTAGTTCCAACAAGTTGTACTAACTATAATCAACAAGTGCCCCCGTCCACACGTGTTGCATCATGCAGTGGTGATGCAGAGATGGCACGTGTGGGAACGGGATCTAGCTTTGAGGAAATATCGGAAGACTTTGAGAATGAAGAGGCTAACTTGATCGGTTCAATGGTATACGAGGGGCAAAATAACAATATGGTTGACCAGACTGTGAGCCCGGGAGAGACAAGTTTGGGTGAGGAAAGAGTACTTACCACAACATCTACCTTTAAGCATAATAAAAGTAAGACACCGAATAATCATGATAGCAGAGGTCAG GAGTCGAGGGAtaatgaggatgaggatgaaaaaaaaagatccaacatttcttcattttcaacaAAAAGGTGCAGAGTTGCTGCTACTCACAACCAGTCTGAACGA AAAAGAAGAGACAAGATAAACCAAAGGATGAAGACATTGCAGAAGTTAGTTCCAACATCGAGTAAg ACTGATACGACATCAATGTTAGATGAGGTGATAGAATATTTGAAGCAACTACAAGCTCAAGTTAAAGCCATGAGCATGATGATTCATGTTAACATGCAGCCACCCCCTATGATGTTACCAAATATGGCattccaacaacaacaacaacaatttcaaATGTCAATGATGGGAATGGCTAGACCCATCGATGTCAATGCCCTTAGCAGCCCCAACATAACAACAATCCCTTCGATTCTCCATACCACCGCGCCCTCTAATTTCAATGACCCTCCTATTGCCTCCCCTGGAGCTGATCCTTCAGCTTCCTTGGTCGCAGCACGCCAATTATCACAg